DNA sequence from the Clostridia bacterium genome:
CTCGAGTGCAGTAATGCCGAATAAATTGCTCATTTCTATGCCAAGACGCTTTATAGTATTATTAAACTTTTCACGCAAATCCTTATTTGGAATGATAGTTACAGAGGTTGATAGCCCGGCTATATTGAAGGTCTTGCTGGGTGCAATACAGGTTACTGTGCACTGAGCCAGCTCCTCAGATATTGAAGCGGTAGGTGTATGAGTATTGCCGGCATAAATTAGGTCCGAATGTATTTCATCGGAAATAAGTACCACATTATGCTTTATGCATAGCTCACCAACCTTAGTAAGCTCTTCCCTGCTCCAAATCCGGCCAATAGGGTTGTGGGGGCTGCATAGTATCATGGCTTTTACCCCGTCCCCAAGCATGGCTTCAAGGTCTTCAAAGTCCACGAAGTACCTGCCCTTTTCATATATTAGCTGGTTATCTACAATAATCCTGTTATTAACTTCTATTGATGAAAAGAATGGGTGGTACACAGGAGACTGTATCAGCACCTTATCCCCAGGCTCTGTAAAGGAGAGTACACTGAAGCTTAATGTAGGAACAACTCCGGGAGAAGCCGATATCCATTCGCTGCTTATATTCCATCCGTGCCTTTTTTTCATCCAGCTTGCAATGGAGGAATAGAAGGAATCAGGCTTCTCGGTATAGCCATAAATTCCATGTTGAGCTCTTTTAACAACAGCATCAATCACTGGCTGAGGAACTTCAAAATCCATATCTGCCACCCACATGGGCAGTACTGATCCATTGCCGAAGGTCCTGTCCAGATAGTCCCATTTAACTGAGCTGGTACCTATCCGATTTACACTTTTATCAAAGTTGTACTTCATTATGTTCAATCCCCTTTTAGATTGCTCTGGTTTCGTGTTTAAGCCAAGTTTTTTCTTGTTCATTGAGGGATGGTGACAGCTTTTCATAAACTTCTTTATGGTAGTTATTGAGCCAATCCTTTTCCTGCTGTGTGAGTAAATCATTATCAAGTCCGTCCAGGTCTATAGGACAGAAGGAAATGGTATCAAACTTCATATACTTGCCATATTCTGTTTCGAAGTCATCCACTACCAGCATAATATTCTCAGTACGTACACCATGTAAGCCTTCTTTATATATTCCAGGTTCGTTGGTCAATATCATACCAGGCTCGAGTACCACAGTATTTATTACAGGAGCCCGCTTGAAGCCCTGTGGACCTTCGTGGACACTAAGCAGGTAGCCCACTCCGTGGCCTGTTCCACAGCGGT
Encoded proteins:
- a CDS encoding PatB family C-S lyase, yielding MKYNFDKSVNRIGTSSVKWDYLDRTFGNGSVLPMWVADMDFEVPQPVIDAVVKRAQHGIYGYTEKPDSFYSSIASWMKKRHGWNISSEWISASPGVVPTLSFSVLSFTEPGDKVLIQSPVYHPFFSSIEVNNRIIVDNQLIYEKGRYFVDFEDLEAMLGDGVKAMILCSPHNPIGRIWSREELTKVGELCIKHNVVLISDEIHSDLIYAGNTHTPTASISEELAQCTVTCIAPSKTFNIAGLSTSVTIIPNKDLREKFNNTIKRLGIEMSNLFGITALEAAYTHGNEWLDQLLAYLEGNVDFLMDYFESKIPGIKVSKPEGTYLIWLDCRELGMNQKELISFFINKAQVGLNDGAVFGAGGEGFMRMNIACPRSLLAEALNRIEQAVNNI